Genomic window (Salinibacterium sp. M195):
AAACCCGCGAGCCCGAAGAGCGCTACGGCGGAGGTTGCTTCCGCAACTCCGCCTGTTGCGAGTCCGACGAGTCCGACTACAACGAAACCGCCGATGAGTCCAGACTCCAGAATGAACCGCGGCACTTGCGCCAGAAATTGTGCGTTCGACCGTGCCTGAGTTGTTCGGCGTCGGTTCGCCCGAACGACTTCGGCTGCTTCTTGCGACTTATTGCGCAGCGTCACTTCTTTGAGCGCACCAACCATCTCCGTGATGAGGCGAGAACTGCGAAGCGAGAAACGCAACCCCACCCGGCCGGCTTCCCGTGAACGTTTTGTCACCCAGAAGAAGAGGACCATGCCGAGAAGGCTGAGGTAGATGAGTGCGGTGAGCGCGACGAGCGGCTGCACGAACGCCAGCACAATGACAACGGTGACGAAGCTAAATACTTCGCCGGGGAGGGTGGTGATGGGGCGAAGGTAGCTTGAGACCATTGCGGAAACACTGCTGTCGGTGAGGCGCACGACGTCGGCAGAGTTGCGCTTGAGGCGCTCCGTCCAGGTGGACTTGAGATAGCTGTCGAAGAGTCGCGAACCGATGACAAGCTCGAAGTTAGCGAAGACGCGAGTTGCCCGCCAAATAACGACGATCGAGAGTACGCCCTTCATGATGATGAGAAGGCAAATGAGTCCGAGCGCAACGAGAAGCCCATTCGTACTCACGGTTCCGATGAGGGGAAAACTCGGGTCGGTGCCGCTGACGATTGGTCCGATGACCACGGCGAGCAATCCGAGCGCCGCTGCATCGAGGGTAGAGAGCAGCGAGAGTGAAATCGAATAGCGAACGAGGAATCGCTGGGCCTTTGCCGGGAGCACGCTCAAGAGCTCTCGGTACAGATTCCACGATTTTTTCACAAGTTCTCCTGAGCATTTTTGGTGCCGCGGGGCAATTGCCCGCTCACGACTTTACTTCAGCGTTGAGCTGGCCAAGCTGAGTTCGATGGCATCGCAGCCACGTTCGGCGGCGGCCTGAAGCGAATAGTGTGCGCCCAACCAGTCAATCTTGGCCGCGGCCAGAGTGGTAGCGCTGGAGTTGGCCGCGTCGAGCATCGCTTCGGCCACCGCGGCAATGTCCCAATCCACAGCCCAACCGAGTGCGTGTTCGGCTGCCAACGTTCGAATCGGGCCCACGCCGGCGAATACCAACGGGGTTCCGCACGCTACCGAAACAAGGGCTTTGGTAGGGATGGCAAAGTCGTACCCGACTCCGGGGCGCACCGAAGCGAGTCCTGCCTGCGCTCCACGAAGGTGGGCCGCGACGACCGCTGATTCGACAAACCCATGAAAGGTGACGCGATCGCTGGCAGGTTCGAGGATCTTCTTGAGTTTCTTGACATCAACTCCGCCGCCGAACATGTCCAAACGTATAGTCGGATGCTGCTGAGCGACGCGAAGAAATGCTTCAGCGAAGACTTCCGACCCCTGAAACTCAGACATTGTGCCGGCGTAAACGAAGTACGGGGCATCCGCAGGTGCGTGGGGTCCATCCGGACGATAGATCGAGGTGTCGACACCAGTGCCGACGACAGTGACCTTCGAGGTGTCATCCATCAACTCGTCGAGTTCTTGACGTACTCCCTCGGATACAGCGAGGACGCCACGGGCGCCTTTGAGCACATACCGCTCCATCGCCGTCACGAGTTTGACGACTAGCCGGGGTGCGTTGATTGTCTTAACGGCCGCAGAAGTGACATCGGCGGAGTAGTAGAAATAGGGCATTCGGCGCACAGCCAGAGCGATCCGGGAGACGAGGCCGGTGGTGGGTGGTGGTTCGACGACCACAAAAGCTGCTCGTGGCGCGAACAGCAGTCGGAAAAAGAGAGGTATATCGAAGCTCGCATATTGGAGGTAGCCACGAACCGATCCCGAGCTATCGCGCAGTACCGGCCAACGCCGTATTTGCGCGGTGCTGTGCGGGCCGCCAGGCGCGCGCGTCGTGAGTACGGCAACGGAGTAGCCGCGCGCTTCAAGGGCAATCGTGAGTTGTTCCAGGCGATACGCGGCAGCGGTTCCTTCTGGCGCGTACACCCGGCTCGCGATGATGGCGCGTTTCCGTTGAGCTGTCATCGCGAGTGCTCGGGGGAACTGTTGGTTGCGTCCGGGTACCGACCGAGCGCGGCGATAAAGGCGGCACCTTCTGTCTCGGCGCTGAGAGCATCGGCGGCGAGATGAGAGGCATTCTTGAGTTCACGAACTTTTGCGGCGGTGAGGCCATTGATCGTTGCGGCGAGATCAGCAGCGCTCCACCCCGGCACTATTACGCCGACTCCGAACTCATTCACGATCTGCGCCATCATCGGGCTTTGACCAATAACGACTCCCATACGCGACTGAATGGCCTCGAAGAGTTTGTTCGGGAGCGAGAACTCGAGGTTGACGGCGGTGGGTTGATAGAAGATGACTTCGAGGTCGAACTCGTTGATTCGAGAAGGCACCTCAGTCATGGGAACGGGATCGACAAAACTGACTCGCTCACCGAAGGGACGTGCAAGTTCTTTCACTTGCGCGATTAGCGTGGGGTTGCCGGTCAGCATGAAGGTGAATGAGAAGCGTTTGTCAATGGTGGGAAGCGCGGCAAAGATTTCCTGAAATCCTCTAGCCCAACTTGCCATGCCATGAAACACCAGCTGAATGTTGTCATCGGACACTTCAGACGGCGTCAGATCCTCTCGCGGAGGGCTGTTGCGAACAATCTCGGGCAACGTTACGCCGAAGTCATCGACGTAAAGCTCGGCGATACGGCTCGCTACCGTTGTGCGCGTGTCGATGGCTGAATGCCCGATGAGCGAGCGCCGCCAACGGTAGTAGCGATCGGTGAGCATACGGCGGATGCTGTTGAGCTCGAGCTGAGGATCGCGGTATTCGTGCATATCGAGATGGATTTGCTTGGCGAGTGCAGCTCCGGTGAAGACCTTGCGCAGGGTCAGAAGGGGCAAAAAGTCGTAGTCTTCGAAGACGATGCAATCGTAGGCACCTGACGCGATTGCGCTGAGCAGCTCTTGGGGGATTCGGTCCAGCATCAAGTAGCGAAACTTTGCTTGAGATGGCAGCGCTCCGTACACCAAAAACGATCCCCAGCGAGCACGAACCCAGGGGGCTTGCGGCAGCAAAGCGTAGTGAGAATCCGCGGCGCTCGCCGGGTGCTCGCCAAGCCCGAGAGTATCGATCGACCAGCCGTCAGCCGACAGCCAATCGATCTGGCGACGGACTCGAGGGTCGTCCTTGAGATTCGAGTACGAAATGAGCAATATGCGTCGTGAAGTCAACTGACGTCTCTCCTGATTGAGTCAAAAAATACCGTGCGTTCTGTTTCTGCTGAGATTTCATGCGCGGCACGGTCTGAATTCTTCTTCATAAGCTCGATGTGCTCGACGGTGAGCGATGCAACGGTCTGCGGAGCACGCGGGGGTCTCGCGTCGTGGGGGACATCACAATGATGAGGGCTCGTCGATTGCTATGCGCCATAATGAGCCAATCCTAACCGCTGCCAAGTCGGTCGCCAGCGGCCGGACTGTGCGAAACTAGTGAGATGGCGCAGACCTGGGCAGTTGTCCCGATGTTCAATGAAGGAAGCGTCATTGCTTCGGTTGTTACCGAGTTGCGCAAGTCGATTCCCCACGTCGTCTGCATTGACGACTGCTCCACTGATAATTCTGTCGCGCAGGCGGAATCTGCCGGGGCGATCGTGGTGCGCCACCCCATCAACCTTGGCCAAGGTGCAAGCCTTCAAACCGGTTTCGAGTTCGTTCGCACCATTCCTGAAATGACCGAGATCGTCACGTTCGATGCCGATGGCCAGCATCAGGTTGCTGACGCGCTCGACATGGTGCAGAAATTGCGCGACGAGCACCTCGACATCGTGATTGGCTCGCGGTTTCTCGATGACCGCACCGATATGAGCCGCCTCAAACGCGCGGTGCTGCGGCTCGCAACGGGCTACACGCGAATGACGACCGGGATGGCGCTCACCGATGCTCACAACGGTCTGCGAGTCATTTCCCGTGACCTTTTGATGAAGATGCAATTGAAGCAAAACCGGATGGCGCACGCCTCAGAGCTGATTGATCAAGTGCGTTTTCATCATGCAACGTGGGCCGAGCATCCGACGCATATCGTGTACACGGACTATTCCCGTAGCAAAGGGCAGTCTGTGCTGAACTCCGTGAACATCCTCGTGGAAATAATCTTTAAGTAGGGCATCATGACGATAATTTTTCAGATCCTCGCGCTGATAGCAGTGGTGTTAGTCGCACTTCTGACCCTCCGCGGAGGGGGAGCGCGACGCCAGGCAGTTCAGCGTATTTTCATGCTCATCTTCATCCTCGCCGCGGGATCGTCGATCATCGCGCCTCAGGTGTGGACCTTTGCCGCTCGGCTTTTGGGTGTTGGCCGTGGCACAGACCTCTTGCTCTACATCACGGTGCTCGCGTTTCTCGCGTTCGTCGGCGCGACGTACCGCCGTTTTCGCCGTCTTGAGGATGATCTAACAGAAATGGCTCGGCAGTTAGCGCTGACGCGCGAACAAGCACAGCACCACGCCCCCGAGGAATAAGCGCCTCGCGGTACTGGGGGTGTGATTCGCGGCTTAGAGTCCGCTGATACGGTGTTCGAGCCCGTCTGCCACGAGCTTTTCGGCGATCGCCACGACGGACGCACCTTGAGCGAGAGTCACGATGCCCCCAGTCTCGCGCGACAGAACGGCGTCTCTGAACGCTTCGTGTTCAGCCCGAAGTGGCTCTTTCTTGTCGAGCGCAAATCGAGTGACGTCGCCCTCGGTGACGCCACGGAACTGTGAAATGTCGTCCCATTCGTGGCGGCCCACTCCGTTTTCGAAGAAGGTGAGGTCGGCGGTCAGGGTATCGGCTACAAGCGCACCCTTCTCGCCGGTAATGATCGTGGTGCGCTCTTTGAAGGGTGTGAGCCAGTTCACCGTGTGGCTGGCGATAGTGCCCTTGCTGAGCGTTCCGACTGCGACGACCATGTCTTCGTGTTCGCGGCCGCTTCGGAAGGTTGTTCGCGCGTTAATGGAGACGTACTCCTGCTGAGTTACCCACGCGGTCAGGTCAATGTCGTGAGTCGCTAGGTCTTTGATGACGCCCACATCGGCGATCCGGCCGGGGAAGGGCCCTTGTCGCCGTGTCGAGATTTGGTAGATCTCACCAAGCAGGCCTTCTTCGATGCGTTTGCGAGCAGACTGTAGGGCTGGGTTGTAGCGCTCGATATGGCCGACGCCGCCAATAAGCCCGGCAGTAGTGAAAAGATCACGCAGCTCGATGGCGTCTGCGGTTGTCGAAGCGACGGGCTTCTCGATGAGGGCGTGGATGCCACGCTCGGCGAGTGTACGGCCGATGTCGAGATGGTAGGTGGTCGGTGCGGCAACGACGCAGTAGTCAAAGCCCATATCGAGGAAGGTTTCCAGATCGCGAACAACCGGCTTTCCTTCGATCTGGTCGGCGACGGTTGGTGAGGGATCGTAAACCCCGCGAAATTCAACGCCTTCGAGTTCATTGAGGACGCGACTGTGGTGTCGGCCCATCACTCCGAGCCCGAGTACGCCTGCGCGTAATGTCATCTAGCTGCCTGCCTTTGCGACGTCATTTACTGCCTCGACGATGGTGTCACGTTCTTGCTCAGTCAGCGAGGGATAGACGGGCAGCGACAGTGCTTGAGTGGCGACTTCTTCGGTTACCGGGAGATCCAAGTCGAGTCTGAAGGACGGCAGTCGGTGGATCGGGGTGGGGTAGTACACGCCGGTTCCCACGCCGCGCGCGGCGAGAGCTTCTGCGAACGCATCCCGGTCTTGGTCAACGACACGGATCGTGTACTGGTGGTAGACGTGAACCGAGCCTTCGGCAGTGGGGGGAGTGATGACGCCAGAGAGGTTCGCGTCAAAGAAGTGCGCGTTGTCTTGACGCTGCTGGGTCCACCCCGCCAACTTGCCCAGTTGAACACGACCGATCGCTGCATGGATGTCGGTCATGCGAGTGTTAAACCCGACAACTTCGTTCTCGTAGCGGCGTTCCATTCCCTGGTTGCGCAAGACTCTGGCCATGCGAGCGAGCTCGTCGGAGCTAGTGGTGATCATCCCGCCTTCGCCTGACGTCATGTTTTTGGTGGGGTAGAACGAGAACGACCCGGCAATGCCCCAGTTGCCAACCGGGATCCCATTGACAGAGGCGGCATGAGCTTGAGCGGCATCCTCGAAGACGAGAAGGTCATGCTTCTGAGCAATTTCTGTGAGCTCGACCATGAGTGCGGGGTGACCGTAGAGGTGCACTGGCATGATGGCACGCGTCTTGGGGGTGATCGCTGCTTCGACGGCTGCGGGGTCGATCGAGAAGTAGTCCTCTTCGATGTCGACGAACACCGGGGTGGCCCCCGCGAGCGCTACAGCGTTTGCCGTTGCCGCAAAACTGAACGATGGCACAATGACCTCGTCACCGTGGCCGACGCCAGCAGCGACAAACGCCATGTGGAGCGCGGACGTTCCTGAGTTGACCGCTACGGAGTGTGCTCCGCCGACGATCGCTGAGAACTCGGTTTCGAAAGCCGCAACTTCGGGACCTTGCGCGAGCATTCCGGAACGCATTACGCGGTCAACGGCTTCGCGTTCTTCTTGGCCGATTTGTGGCCTAGCTGCGGGAATCACTTACTCTGCACCTCAATTAGTTGACCGGACGCTATTTCGCGGTACTTCGCGTCGGTGACCGGACAGCTCCACTCACCGGGTGATGTTTCTTTTAAAGGATGGCCAGCAGTGCCAACCCATCCAACGCGCTTGGCTGGGCTGCCAACGACGAGCGCGAAATCTGGCACGTCTTTGACGACAACTGAGCCCGCCCCGACGAGTGCCCAGCGACCGATCACGATGGGTGCGATGCAGGTGCTGTTCGCGCCGATTGACGCTCCTTCGCGAATATCGACGCCGACGGGGTGCCAATCATCCGCTGATTTCGGTGTGCCATCAGCGTTGATGGCGCGAGGAAAGTGATCGTTCGTGAGCACGACAGCCGGGCCGATGAAGACGCCAGCGGCAAGTTTTGCGGGTTCGTACACAAGGGCGTAGTTCTGAATTTTGCAGTTGGGGCCAACTTCTACGCCGCTGCCGATGTAGGCGCCGCGACCGACGATGCAGTTCTCTCCCACGCTGGCGTTTTCTCGAATCTGGGCGTAGTGCCAGACGCGGACGCTCTCTGCGAGCGTCGCTGTCGCGGCAATATCGGCGCTGGGGTGGCGCAGAGCGTTCGTGTCGTGCATTCAGGCTCCGTAGCGATCGCGGGAAAAGCGTCAGGTCAGGATCCATCCTATTCCGTCGGCCTCGGTCTGTCGTCTGAGATGAGGACGGCACTGCGTTGCCGTGGTCGCCACACGCCCGTGAGACACTTCCCTTGTGAACCGCACTCTTCAAGCACTTCGGTCTCGACTGCCTGATTGGATCGGCGGGCGACTACGGGCGAAAAAATTCCGGTACCGGGCTTCGGATGTGCCGCGGATGAGTCCGGTCCCGTCAACTCCTATTCGAGTCTTCATCGGTCCCGCAAACTATGCCGGGCAGGGCGATCGCTATGCGCGCGCAATCGAGGCGCTTCCTGGCATCGGTGCCGTGAGCATGCAGCGAGTAATTGGCAATTTCGGCTTTCCTGCCGATATTTCGGTGCCCCCGAATGTCTTTCGTTCATCCCGTCGATGGCAGAAGCGACAACGTGCCTATGTTCTAGCGAACTTCACGCACGTTGTTTATGAGGCACAGATGCCCCTCTTCGGCGATCTCGTGAACGGTGGTCTCGAAGCCGAGGTTGCGGAGCTGCGTTCTCACGGTATCCACGTCGTGATGCTCTCACACGGGTCTGATCTTCGTTCGCCCGCGCTACACCGCGAGCGCGACAAGTGGTCCCCCTTTCACGAAACCAACCCACGAGCCGAACGAGTGAAGGCGATTGTCGAGAAGAACCGGGCGGCGCTGGGCCGGTTAAACGCGCCGGTTCTTGTCACGACGCCAGATTTATTAGGGGACTGGCCAACGGCAACGTGGATTCCGTTGGTAGTTGAGCCGGAGCGCTGGGAGAACGAGTCGCCGATTCTGGAGCGATCGCGACCACGGGTACTTCATGCGCCGTCAAATGCGTGGATCAAAGGCTCCGACCTGATCGAGCCAGTGCTCACGCGACTTCATGATGACGGAGTTATCGAATACAAGAGAGTTTCTGGGGTGCCAGGAGCACAAATGCCGGCGCTCTATCGAGAAGCGGACATCGTCTTAGAACAGTTCCGCATCGGCACTTACTCGGTCACCGCGGTGGAAGCGCTCGCTGCGGGACGGCTCGTCATCGCTCATGTCTTCGACGACGTGCGCGCGCACGTTGAAGACGCCGTTGATCGAGAACTCCCGGTGATCGAGGCAACCGTCGACAGCGTTGAGGAGGTTCTCTTGGCGATATGCGCAGACCGTGACCACTTCATCCAGCAGGCTAAAAAAGGCCCAGCATTCGTGCGTGCTGTGCATGACGGTCGGCTCTCGGCCGAGGTTCTCGAAGGGTTCCTGCACTAGCGCAGTTTCATCTTGGAGCGTGGAGCAACTCGCGGTGTCACTCAAAGAGGGACTTCACAATTCTCCCAGAAGACATATCCTTTAACAACGTAGCTTGGCCGGGGGGATGTTTGATGAATAAGTTTATGGCTGTAAAGAGTCGTTTGTTTCGGGTAACCGCGATCGTTGGGGCGATCGCAGTGCTTGCCTCCGGGGCTGTCGTTCAAGGTTCAGCGACCCCCGCTGAGGCCTACACCGGCAGCGAATTCAATCCCGGAAACATCATCAGCGATGATGAGTTCTACAATGGCAGCGCGATGACAGAAGCCGAGATTCAGGCTTTCCTCAACGCCAAGACGGGCGTGCTCAAGACCTTGCGCCAAAGCGTCACCACTCGCGCTCGAGAAGTCTCTCAAACCACGGGCAACCTGATCTGTGAAGCGATTCCGGGCGGCAGCAACCTGCTCGCGTCGACAATGATCTACCGGGCACAAGTAGCCTGCGGGATTAGCGCGAAGGTCATCCTCGCCACACTCCAAAAAGAACAAGGGCTGATCACGCGCACTAGCCCCAGCTA
Coding sequences:
- a CDS encoding glycosyltransferase; this translates as MTAQRKRAIIASRVYAPEGTAAAYRLEQLTIALEARGYSVAVLTTRAPGGPHSTAQIRRWPVLRDSSGSVRGYLQYASFDIPLFFRLLFAPRAAFVVVEPPPTTGLVSRIALAVRRMPYFYYSADVTSAAVKTINAPRLVVKLVTAMERYVLKGARGVLAVSEGVRQELDELMDDTSKVTVVGTGVDTSIYRPDGPHAPADAPYFVYAGTMSEFQGSEVFAEAFLRVAQQHPTIRLDMFGGGVDVKKLKKILEPASDRVTFHGFVESAVVAAHLRGAQAGLASVRPGVGYDFAIPTKALVSVACGTPLVFAGVGPIRTLAAEHALGWAVDWDIAAVAEAMLDAANSSATTLAAAKIDWLGAHYSLQAAAERGCDAIELSLASSTLK
- a CDS encoding glycosyltransferase; its protein translation is MTSRRILLISYSNLKDDPRVRRQIDWLSADGWSIDTLGLGEHPASAADSHYALLPQAPWVRARWGSFLVYGALPSQAKFRYLMLDRIPQELLSAIASGAYDCIVFEDYDFLPLLTLRKVFTGAALAKQIHLDMHEYRDPQLELNSIRRMLTDRYYRWRRSLIGHSAIDTRTTVASRIAELYVDDFGVTLPEIVRNSPPREDLTPSEVSDDNIQLVFHGMASWARGFQEIFAALPTIDKRFSFTFMLTGNPTLIAQVKELARPFGERVSFVDPVPMTEVPSRINEFDLEVIFYQPTAVNLEFSLPNKLFEAIQSRMGVVIGQSPMMAQIVNEFGVGVIVPGWSAADLAATINGLTAAKVRELKNASHLAADALSAETEGAAFIAALGRYPDATNSSPEHSR
- a CDS encoding glycosyltransferase family 2 protein yields the protein MAQTWAVVPMFNEGSVIASVVTELRKSIPHVVCIDDCSTDNSVAQAESAGAIVVRHPINLGQGASLQTGFEFVRTIPEMTEIVTFDADGQHQVADALDMVQKLRDEHLDIVIGSRFLDDRTDMSRLKRAVLRLATGYTRMTTGMALTDAHNGLRVISRDLLMKMQLKQNRMAHASELIDQVRFHHATWAEHPTHIVYTDYSRSKGQSVLNSVNILVEIIFK
- a CDS encoding DUF2304 domain-containing protein, which produces MTIIFQILALIAVVLVALLTLRGGGARRQAVQRIFMLIFILAAGSSIIAPQVWTFAARLLGVGRGTDLLLYITVLAFLAFVGATYRRFRRLEDDLTEMARQLALTREQAQHHAPEE
- a CDS encoding Gfo/Idh/MocA family protein, with amino-acid sequence MTLRAGVLGLGVMGRHHSRVLNELEGVEFRGVYDPSPTVADQIEGKPVVRDLETFLDMGFDYCVVAAPTTYHLDIGRTLAERGIHALIEKPVASTTADAIELRDLFTTAGLIGGVGHIERYNPALQSARKRIEEGLLGEIYQISTRRQGPFPGRIADVGVIKDLATHDIDLTAWVTQQEYVSINARTTFRSGREHEDMVVAVGTLSKGTIASHTVNWLTPFKERTTIITGEKGALVADTLTADLTFFENGVGRHEWDDISQFRGVTEGDVTRFALDKKEPLRAEHEAFRDAVLSRETGGIVTLAQGASVVAIAEKLVADGLEHRISGL
- a CDS encoding DegT/DnrJ/EryC1/StrS aminotransferase family protein, with translation MRSGMLAQGPEVAAFETEFSAIVGGAHSVAVNSGTSALHMAFVAAGVGHGDEVIVPSFSFAATANAVALAGATPVFVDIEEDYFSIDPAAVEAAITPKTRAIMPVHLYGHPALMVELTEIAQKHDLLVFEDAAQAHAASVNGIPVGNWGIAGSFSFYPTKNMTSGEGGMITTSSDELARMARVLRNQGMERRYENEVVGFNTRMTDIHAAIGRVQLGKLAGWTQQRQDNAHFFDANLSGVITPPTAEGSVHVYHQYTIRVVDQDRDAFAEALAARGVGTGVYYPTPIHRLPSFRLDLDLPVTEEVATQALSLPVYPSLTEQERDTIVEAVNDVAKAGS
- a CDS encoding acyltransferase; amino-acid sequence: MHDTNALRHPSADIAATATLAESVRVWHYAQIRENASVGENCIVGRGAYIGSGVEVGPNCKIQNYALVYEPAKLAAGVFIGPAVVLTNDHFPRAINADGTPKSADDWHPVGVDIREGASIGANSTCIAPIVIGRWALVGAGSVVVKDVPDFALVVGSPAKRVGWVGTAGHPLKETSPGEWSCPVTDAKYREIASGQLIEVQSK
- a CDS encoding glycosyltransferase — its product is MNRTLQALRSRLPDWIGGRLRAKKFRYRASDVPRMSPVPSTPIRVFIGPANYAGQGDRYARAIEALPGIGAVSMQRVIGNFGFPADISVPPNVFRSSRRWQKRQRAYVLANFTHVVYEAQMPLFGDLVNGGLEAEVAELRSHGIHVVMLSHGSDLRSPALHRERDKWSPFHETNPRAERVKAIVEKNRAALGRLNAPVLVTTPDLLGDWPTATWIPLVVEPERWENESPILERSRPRVLHAPSNAWIKGSDLIEPVLTRLHDDGVIEYKRVSGVPGAQMPALYREADIVLEQFRIGTYSVTAVEALAAGRLVIAHVFDDVRAHVEDAVDRELPVIEATVDSVEEVLLAICADRDHFIQQAKKGPAFVRAVHDGRLSAEVLEGFLH